GAAGCCAGCCCGGCGAAAACGGCAGCGAGGAACAGCGGACGCTTCAGCGGCCGCCTTTCCGGATTACGGTCGATAAACGGAAGGAGCAGGATCGCAAGTCCGGCCAGTCCCTGCGCGGCCACTCCCAGGAACTCATTGGGAATGATTTTGAGCATCTGGTAGTTCGCCAGGAAGTACCATTCCGGCTTGATGTGGGGCGGCGTAAATAGGGGATCGGCCGGCTCCATGGCATCCGGCGGGAAGCTGATCTGCGGGGTGAAGAAAACGCCGAAGAAGAGCAACGCAAGAAAGAAGTAGACCACGCGGAGGTCTTCCAGCGCGAAATGAGGGAAGAACGGAACCTTCTTCACCTGGTCCTTGGGAATGCCCGGCGGGGCGGAAATCCCGGCGCGCCGCATAAAGAAGAGGTGGGCGGCCACGATCATCGCGAAGAGCGGCGGGAGAACCGAAACGTGGAGCGCGTAGAAACGGCCGAGAGTCATCTGATCGACGCGGTCCCCCCCGCGGATCCATCGGACGATATCGTCGCCGATCACGGGCACCGATCCGGCGGAGTTCGTCGCTACTGTCGTCGCCCAGTACGAAAGCTGACTCCACGGCAGGAGGTAGCCCGAGAGGCAGGCCATGAGGCCCAATCCGAACAGGACCACGCCGCTGATCCACTGGATCTCGCGCGGTTTCTTGTAGGAGCCCATGATGAGGGTGCTCAGCATGTGGAGCATGAGGACGAGGATGAAGAGATTCGCGGCGATCGCGTGCGTTCTCCGGATGAGCCATCCGAACGAGATCTTGCCGGTGATATTCATGACGCTCTCGAACGCGAGCGACGTGTGGGGGATGTAGTACGCGAGCAGGAGAATCCCGGTGGCGAACTGAATGCCCAGCACGGTGAGGAGGACGGCCCCCATGGAGTACCAGACGCTGAGGTTCGCCGGAACCATGTAGCCCGTGAGATGAGTCTCGATGAGTTCCCGGTATTGAACGCGCTCTTCAAGCCAGTCGAGGATCTTTTTCACCATGACGTCACGCCTCGAACAACCGGACCGAGTCTTCCACGACTTCCACGCGGTAGCGTGTGAGGCCGCGGGGCGGCGGTCCGGAGATTCGGTTTCCGTTGCTGTCAAACTTTGCGGCGTGACAAGGACACAGGATCTTGCCTTCGGCCTTCTGCCAGCGGACGATGCAGCCGAGGTGGGGGCAGACGGCGCTGAAGCCCCTCCACTCGCCTCCGTGATGGACGACGAGCGTCGGTTCGCCGAAGGCCAGTCCGGTTCGCGCCCCTTCCCGCACAACCTCCTCCGCCCGGATGGGTTCACCGTCCAGGTTGGTGAGGGTGTTGTCACCCTTCGCCGAGGGTTTGGGAAAGAAGTACGCGGCCACCGGAGCGACGAATGCAAGACCCGTGATCCAGCCCACGGCTTGAGTCAAGGTGTCGAAAAACCCTCTTCGGGTCATATTTCCTCCTTACCTGGGGGTTCGACGGCGGAAGGCCATCCAGCCCACAAACAGCATCAGCACAGCCGCCGCAGCCATCAAGATGGTTTTCCCCGGGAGCTGCTTTTTCGCCGGCACATGGAACTTGTCCCGCGCCATGGCGAATTGCATCGCGGAATGGTTCCCGGGGAGCTGCGGATGGAATTCGTAGGTCAGGACGGCCTCCACGGAGAAGGGGCCGGGCGGCACGGTTTCATTGAACTGAAAGGTCTCACGGCGGGTTTCCTGCGGGCGGACGCGATTGTCGCTGATCACCTTCACGGAATTGAGAAACATATCCGTGATGCTTTCGTTTGGAATTTCGGCGCCGGAACGATCCGCCAGAATTCGCCGATACACCAGATCCCGCGCGCCCAGAAGCCGGCCTTTCTCATCCACCAAGCGGGCGGTCAGGACCAACTTGCGCGCCGGGAGGCCCGTCGGTATGGCGTGTCCGGATTCGCTGTTGGTCACATAGACGATCGCTTCCAGTCCCTGACCTTTTCTTTCAGCGAGCACGGAGATTTTCGCGGCATTTCCGACCCGGATCTGGGAGTGCCCTCCCATCACGGAATGCGAAGTGACGGTCTTGGTGCTGGGCGCCACATCGCGGTCGACGATGGTGAACCGGATGTCCTCCGGCATGTGGCAATTCTGGCATGCCGTGCCCGATCCGGGGTACGGGCCGGTGCTCCACTCTTCATAGGTATTCATGACGTGGAGGCCGTGGGCATTGATCACTTCGTGACAGCCGCCGCAAAACTCACCCTTCTTGTGCAGAGGGGAAAAGGCGTTCTTGTGACCTTTCTCCGTAAGCTCGCTCGGCTGGAATGGACCCCACTTCGTATCTCCCGGCTGGACCTTGTACCGTTGGAGGCCGGGCCCCATCGGCAGGAGATCCGTGACAGAGTGGCAGAAATCGCAGGTAACTCCCTCGCGTGCCACCGGATCCGAAAGTTTGTCGTCCCCGGTGATTTGGGTGATCGGGGCGTGGCAGGAGAGGCAGTAGCGTCGATCCTCCGGCCGGGTAACCGTGTCGAAGCTCGCGCGGAAGACCGGATCTTCGAGCGAGAGGGCGTGCATGGAGTCCTTCCATTCGGAATAGATCCCCGAATGGCATTCGCCGCATTTCTTGGCGCTCTCGAAGCGGTTGGCAGCCCACGCAGACGACGAGGCCATTTCAGAAAGAAGCAGAGCGACAGGGAGGAAGGCGATTCTCACGCGACGAGCGGCTTAGTTGTTCGCGGCCCCTTGCTGCACCCAGGCTTGCACGATGGCGGCTTTGTCGGCGCCAAGGGCCGCTCCGCCGATGTGACCGTCGCCTCCCGTACCTTTCTTGATGAGCTTGCTGTCCGCCGGAGAATCGACATTCACGAGGGCTTTGATCCCGGCGTAGTCGTTCGCAGCCACTCCGGTTACCTTGTATGAGCCGATGCCGGCCGCATGGCAATTGCAACTCGCTTGGAGCACCGGAAGAACGTCCTTGGAAAAGCTGTACTCCGTTCCGCCTGCTCCACCGCCCGCGCCGCCGCCGGTGTCGCCGGTCCCACCGCCTCCACCGCCGGATACGGCCCCGGCCTCTTCAGCGCGGCTGAAGGGGTCGCCGCACGAAGAGAGGGTGAGGAGTGAGGCGCAAGCCGTGAGCAGCAGGAAAGAAAACAGGATCGATCGAAGACCTGGAAAATTGCCGCGCATAGCCACCTCCGAC
The nucleotide sequence above comes from Nitrospirota bacterium. Encoded proteins:
- a CDS encoding cytochrome bc complex cytochrome b subunit, whose amino-acid sequence is MVKKILDWLEERVQYRELIETHLTGYMVPANLSVWYSMGAVLLTVLGIQFATGILLLAYYIPHTSLAFESVMNITGKISFGWLIRRTHAIAANLFILVLMLHMLSTLIMGSYKKPREIQWISGVVLFGLGLMACLSGYLLPWSQLSYWATTVATNSAGSVPVIGDDIVRWIRGGDRVDQMTLGRFYALHVSVLPPLFAMIVAAHLFFMRRAGISAPPGIPKDQVKKVPFFPHFALEDLRVVYFFLALLFFGVFFTPQISFPPDAMEPADPLFTPPHIKPEWYFLANYQMLKIIPNEFLGVAAQGLAGLAILLLPFIDRNPERRPLKRPLFLAAVFAGLASFVGLTVWGHLS
- a CDS encoding Rieske 2Fe-2S domain-containing protein, which produces MTRRGFFDTLTQAVGWITGLAFVAPVAAYFFPKPSAKGDNTLTNLDGEPIRAEEVVREGARTGLAFGEPTLVVHHGGEWRGFSAVCPHLGCIVRWQKAEGKILCPCHAAKFDSNGNRISGPPPRGLTRYRVEVVEDSVRLFEA